A single window of Nicotiana sylvestris chromosome 5, ASM39365v2, whole genome shotgun sequence DNA harbors:
- the LOC104221884 gene encoding uncharacterized protein, producing the protein MSRFQKNIDNIMKHEHKICQKILLKLEQNKSKVAECIATKADQFHYQIEDNYFRLFSIDLKEMTCSCRRWELTGIPCHHAIATIWVKKDEPEMYVPECYTTELYMKSYGPSILPINSSEECPKIGVEPALPPIYKTQPGRPKKLRKRGSDETSSKELDHKKHNSSKTSRKGKKKNCGTCGKTGHNSRRCPIIMQNHQEDVQQQLGREGSSSEPSNVTEVTRIINESQVPMQSSSSFVTKQTINQLNQHMAQPRE; encoded by the exons ATGTCAAGATTTCAGAAGAATATAGATAACATAATGAAGCATGAGCACAAAATCTGTCAAAAAATCTTGCTGAAGTTAGAGCAAAATAAATCTAAGGTTGCTGAATGTATTGCAACTAAAGCTGACCAGTTCCATTACCAAATTGAGGACAACTATTTTAGACTATTCTCTATTGATCTTAAGGAGATGACATGTTCTTGTAGGAGATGGGAGTTAACTGGAATACCTTGTCATCATGCAATTGCAACTATATGGGTTAAAAAGGACGAACCAGAAATGTATGTCCCTGAATGCTACACAACTGAGTTGTATATGAAGAGTTATGGACCCTCAATCCTGCCAATTAATAGCTCCGAAGAGTGTCCTAAGATAGGAGTAGAACCAGCGCTGCCACCTATTTACAAAACTCAGCCTGGTAGACCGAAAAAATTAAGAAAGAGAGGATCCGATGAGACATCTTCAAAAGAATTAGATCATAAAAAGCATAACTCGTCAAAAACAtccagaaaaggaaaaaagaagaactGTGGTACATGTGGAAAAACAGGACATAATAGTAGAAGATGTCCTATTATCATGCAGAACCACCAAGAAGATGTTCAACAACAACTTGGAAGAGAAGGCTCTTCTAGTGAACCAAGTAATGTAACAGAA GTTACACGTATCATCAATGAGAGTCAAGTACCAATGCAGTCTAGTTCCTCATTTGTGACTAAACAAACA ATCAATCAACTTAACCAGCACATGGCACAGCCTAGAGAGTAA